In the genome of Bremerella sp. JC817, one region contains:
- a CDS encoding TlpA disulfide reductase family protein, protein MKDWWKVSVALVLSLAALAPANADDAKATDPATQPAETTFAPANAEEGWKQTDAFMRDQSNPLPVNERLLKGIQMMDVVWEMPSDAELKKKMVWMRFSLRLTLANLGEEDSVDLLKEDLQKYAQHEDLAVKTEAIDGQLTLELLLARSLDAEARTELMQQKQQEIEAMPVGPLSTRLATTLAKNLSMVSDNAVASKIADGLASHFAESSDEKAQAIAEELKGFSRRINLVGNPIRVVGKRLDGQDLDFASLKGKVVLVDFWATWCGPCIGEFPNLKKLYAAYHPHGFEVVGISLDDTKSIVETFVSQREIPWIVVCNAEGDDYKGFRDENAVYYGINAIPQMILVDRNGIVLDTEARGEKLAELLAEMFPDVEAPNLKEAEKDSTP, encoded by the coding sequence ATGAAAGATTGGTGGAAGGTTTCGGTCGCATTGGTTCTTTCCCTCGCGGCGCTTGCTCCGGCGAATGCTGACGACGCGAAAGCTACCGACCCGGCGACCCAGCCCGCGGAAACCACGTTTGCCCCAGCCAACGCCGAAGAAGGCTGGAAGCAGACCGACGCTTTCATGCGAGATCAATCCAATCCGCTGCCGGTCAACGAGCGTCTGCTCAAGGGTATCCAGATGATGGATGTCGTCTGGGAGATGCCTTCCGATGCCGAGCTGAAAAAGAAGATGGTCTGGATGCGGTTCTCGCTTCGCCTGACGCTCGCCAACCTGGGCGAGGAGGACAGCGTCGACCTGCTGAAGGAAGACCTGCAGAAATACGCTCAACACGAAGACCTGGCCGTAAAGACCGAAGCAATCGATGGTCAACTGACTTTGGAACTGCTGCTGGCTCGCTCGCTGGACGCCGAAGCCCGTACCGAATTGATGCAGCAGAAGCAGCAAGAGATCGAAGCGATGCCGGTCGGACCTTTGTCGACGCGACTGGCAACGACGCTGGCCAAGAACTTGAGCATGGTGTCCGACAACGCGGTCGCCTCCAAGATTGCCGATGGCCTCGCTTCGCACTTCGCCGAATCGTCCGACGAAAAGGCCCAGGCCATCGCCGAAGAGCTGAAAGGCTTCTCGCGTCGCATCAACCTGGTCGGCAATCCGATCCGCGTGGTGGGCAAGAGGCTGGATGGCCAAGACCTCGACTTCGCCTCGCTGAAAGGCAAAGTGGTCCTGGTCGACTTCTGGGCGACCTGGTGTGGCCCATGCATCGGCGAGTTCCCGAACCTGAAGAAGCTGTACGCCGCCTATCACCCGCACGGGTTCGAGGTGGTCGGCATCAGCCTGGATGATACGAAATCGATCGTCGAAACTTTCGTGTCGCAGCGCGAGATCCCTTGGATTGTCGTCTGCAACGCCGAAGGAGACGACTACAAAGGTTTCCGAGACGAGAACGCCGTCTACTACGGCATCAACGCGATCCCACAGATGATCCTGGTCGATCGCAATGGCATTGTCTTGGATACCGAAGCCCGCGGCGAGAAGCTGGCCGAACTACTGGCCGAGATGTTTCCCGACGTGGAAGCCCCGAATTTGAAGGAAGCAGAAAAGGACTCTACACCGTAG
- a CDS encoding TlpA disulfide reductase family protein, with protein sequence MMFGLSPLLRVLLTGWIIAFSSVSLSAEPAADQPAAEEPSPVEAVLIKAREAAQPRTSDDLLEAAKLIDQVWDLQPSPEEETKAMKTKARYLYQAGAAGNQGARFDAKNFLEQKSHSKVPQVAIAARCSLLEYQLQEIITLPNREKQLYFDQAEACVLENPPSTATGDLAFLLIDSVHGVHGPVVAGKLASKIAQHFAGIQTKPLATYSQFLAGMANQLALVDTPIEIKATRLDGTPLDVAQDLQGKIVLIDFWATWCGPCIREFPELKRLYEIYHPHGLEIVSISLDDTQEPVTQFLKERELPWTFVWDAPPEGTPGWFNPNAMRYGVRGIPAMFLLGKDGKAIALSARGRRLTKLLKEVFPDVEVPAEKPADETP encoded by the coding sequence ATGATGTTCGGCCTCTCTCCCCTGCTCCGAGTCTTGCTGACCGGTTGGATCATCGCATTTTCGTCCGTCAGCTTGTCGGCCGAACCTGCAGCCGACCAGCCCGCCGCCGAAGAACCTTCCCCCGTCGAAGCCGTGTTGATCAAGGCTCGCGAGGCAGCCCAGCCACGCACCAGCGACGATCTGTTGGAAGCGGCCAAACTGATCGATCAGGTCTGGGATCTTCAACCGAGCCCGGAAGAAGAGACCAAGGCGATGAAAACGAAGGCCCGCTATCTCTATCAGGCCGGCGCGGCTGGCAACCAGGGAGCCCGTTTCGACGCGAAGAACTTCCTGGAACAGAAAAGCCACAGTAAGGTTCCGCAAGTCGCGATCGCCGCCCGTTGCTCACTACTGGAATATCAACTGCAAGAGATCATCACGCTGCCCAATCGCGAGAAGCAACTCTACTTCGATCAGGCAGAGGCCTGCGTCCTCGAGAACCCTCCGTCGACCGCCACCGGCGACCTTGCGTTCCTGCTGATCGATAGCGTGCATGGTGTGCATGGCCCGGTCGTTGCCGGCAAGCTGGCCTCGAAGATCGCCCAGCACTTTGCCGGCATCCAAACGAAACCGCTGGCGACCTACTCGCAGTTTCTAGCAGGGATGGCTAATCAACTGGCCTTGGTCGACACACCGATCGAAATCAAAGCGACGCGGCTCGATGGCACCCCACTCGATGTCGCCCAAGACCTGCAAGGCAAGATCGTGCTGATCGACTTCTGGGCGACCTGGTGTGGTCCTTGCATCCGCGAGTTCCCCGAGTTGAAACGTCTGTACGAGATCTATCATCCGCACGGGCTCGAGATCGTCAGCATCAGTCTCGACGACACCCAAGAGCCGGTCACGCAGTTCCTGAAAGAACGCGAGTTGCCATGGACCTTCGTCTGGGATGCCCCGCCCGAAGGAACGCCTGGCTGGTTCAATCCCAACGCGATGCGCTACGGTGTGCGCGGCATTCCTGCGATGTTTCTGCTGGGGAAAGATGGCAAGGCGATTGCGCTTTCTGCTCGCGGGCGGCGGCTGACGAAGCTGCTGAAAGAGGTCTTTCCTGACGTGGAAGTACCTGCCGAAAAGCCCGCCGACGAAACACCTTAA
- a CDS encoding TlpA disulfide reductase family protein, whose protein sequence is MKFAWKLSWSTTLAIGLLGSASLVHAAEEDAKPAATVEAKPEAAAEADSEETKKPIDVMNEAFAVARTGGPDKLPIPARFAKAAEMFDEVWTMDLTPEEKVRAMNMNVSLLMALKNSGDAEAGKKAMAMLEKFSSSEDEDEKVVESAKTALMNMKLSMLAELPADEREAVINGIKTPILESEPSPATAQQAAQLARALSRSMEPAEAAAEVLVLAAHFKDADDPKLAKAYERMVGLSNRLLLPGNPIEITGTTLDGEDLAFASKFKGKTVVVDFWATWCGPCIAEFPNMKRLYEIYHPHGFEIVGISLDDTREKVATFVEERELPWTIVYTERGEGERGWDDKNAVFYGVDAIPTMIFVGKDGKVQSLTARGHQLDQLLAEAYPDVEVPAEEEKKEEAASE, encoded by the coding sequence ATGAAGTTCGCTTGGAAATTGAGTTGGTCCACAACGCTGGCCATCGGTCTGTTGGGTAGTGCCAGCCTTGTTCACGCTGCCGAAGAAGATGCCAAGCCGGCAGCCACGGTCGAAGCAAAGCCCGAAGCGGCCGCCGAAGCGGATTCGGAAGAAACCAAGAAGCCTATCGACGTCATGAACGAAGCCTTTGCTGTGGCTCGTACCGGCGGCCCTGACAAGCTCCCGATTCCAGCACGTTTCGCCAAAGCGGCCGAAATGTTCGACGAAGTCTGGACCATGGATCTGACGCCGGAAGAAAAAGTCCGCGCGATGAACATGAACGTCAGCTTGCTGATGGCGCTGAAGAACTCTGGCGATGCCGAAGCGGGCAAGAAGGCGATGGCCATGCTCGAAAAGTTCAGCAGCAGCGAAGATGAAGACGAAAAGGTGGTCGAATCAGCCAAGACCGCGCTGATGAACATGAAGCTCAGCATGTTGGCAGAGCTACCTGCCGACGAACGTGAAGCCGTCATCAACGGCATCAAGACACCAATTCTCGAAAGCGAACCATCGCCAGCAACCGCTCAGCAAGCCGCTCAGTTGGCTCGTGCTTTGTCGCGTAGCATGGAACCAGCCGAGGCCGCCGCGGAAGTGCTTGTCCTCGCCGCTCACTTCAAAGATGCCGACGATCCAAAGCTTGCCAAAGCGTACGAACGTATGGTTGGTCTGAGCAACCGTCTGCTACTGCCAGGCAACCCGATCGAAATCACCGGCACCACGCTGGATGGTGAAGACCTGGCGTTTGCTTCCAAGTTCAAGGGCAAGACGGTCGTCGTCGACTTCTGGGCAACCTGGTGTGGTCCTTGCATCGCCGAGTTCCCAAACATGAAGCGTCTGTACGAGATCTATCACCCACACGGTTTTGAAATCGTCGGCATCAGCCTGGACGACACCCGTGAAAAGGTTGCGACCTTCGTCGAAGAACGCGAACTGCCATGGACCATCGTCTACACCGAACGTGGCGAAGGCGAACGTGGCTGGGATGACAAGAACGCCGTGTTCTACGGTGTCGATGCGATCCCCACGATGATCTTCGTCGGTAAGGATGGCAAGGTTCAGTCGCTGACCGCTCGTGGTCATCAGCTCGACCAGTTGCTGGCCGAAGCCTACCCAGACGTCGAAGTTCCAGCCGAAGAAGAAAAGAAAGAAGAAGCTGCCAGCGAATAA
- a CDS encoding alpha-amylase/4-alpha-glucanotransferase domain-containing protein: MNNTIRLCLVLHNHQPIGNFDGVFEQAYQDSYLPFLDVFDCYPDIKIGLHTSGPLMEWLDVHHPEYLDRLAAHVRSGRIEIIGGVFYEAILPMIPPRDRVGQISTYTQWLTNRLGAKIQGMWMPERVWEQPLTSDIADAGIQYTILDDFHFKNAGIPQDDLYGYYVTEECGKLLSVFPGSERLRYLLPFAPAQDTIEYMRSVANQFPNSVLVFGDDGEKFGTWPDTKAHVYDRGWLAQFFELLTANKDWLLTTTLAEATEALAPVGKTYIPEGSYREMTEWAMPAAQQVEFEDLVHSLEHDANWPNIKKYIRGGYWRNFKVRYPETDEMYCRALGISNRLAAAEANGCDSQLLAQAKTELYRGQCNCSYWHGAFGGTYLPHLRNAVYKHLIAADNLLDQAEHKGSNFIEAEVADFNLDARQEVRLEDDKLIALLAPATGGMLYELDIRSICHNLLATLSRRPEAYHRKVLAGPSSGNGEVASIHDRVVFKQEGLDKMLQYDNHQRKMLVDHFFDNNASLDQVALNNAMERGDFVGSPFEAKIRRNPDRIQVQMSRSGNAWGIPLKITKGVTMSAGSSTLEIAYMLEGLPQDQVLHFAVEMNMAGLPSGADDRYFHQANGNKLGHLGTNLDLHEVQDLGLKDEWLGVDCRWSADRPTSVWTFPISTVSQSEGGFEMVHQSVCMMPHWWVQGDAEGRWSVVMQLEIDTALAESRMPQDVRESVNAS, from the coding sequence ATGAACAACACGATCCGTCTGTGCCTGGTACTGCATAACCATCAACCGATCGGCAACTTTGATGGCGTCTTCGAGCAGGCTTACCAGGACAGTTACCTTCCTTTCCTGGACGTCTTCGACTGCTACCCAGATATCAAGATCGGCCTCCACACCAGCGGTCCGCTGATGGAATGGCTGGACGTTCACCATCCTGAATACCTCGATCGCCTGGCTGCCCATGTCCGTAGCGGCCGCATCGAAATCATCGGTGGTGTTTTCTACGAAGCCATTCTGCCGATGATCCCGCCGCGCGATCGCGTCGGTCAGATCTCGACCTACACCCAGTGGCTGACCAATCGCCTGGGCGCCAAGATCCAGGGCATGTGGATGCCAGAACGGGTCTGGGAACAGCCGCTCACTTCCGACATTGCCGATGCCGGAATCCAATACACGATCCTGGACGACTTCCACTTCAAGAACGCCGGCATCCCGCAAGACGATCTGTACGGTTACTACGTGACCGAAGAATGCGGCAAGCTGTTGTCGGTCTTTCCTGGCAGCGAACGCCTGCGATACCTGTTGCCATTCGCACCAGCACAAGACACCATCGAATACATGCGTAGTGTCGCCAACCAGTTCCCGAACTCGGTCCTGGTCTTCGGTGACGACGGCGAGAAGTTCGGTACCTGGCCCGACACCAAGGCACACGTCTACGATCGCGGCTGGTTGGCCCAGTTCTTCGAACTGCTGACCGCTAACAAAGATTGGCTGCTGACGACTACCTTAGCCGAAGCAACCGAAGCCCTGGCTCCGGTCGGCAAGACCTACATCCCAGAAGGCAGCTACCGCGAAATGACCGAGTGGGCGATGCCAGCCGCTCAGCAGGTTGAATTTGAAGACCTGGTCCACTCGCTGGAACATGACGCCAACTGGCCGAACATCAAGAAGTACATCCGTGGCGGTTACTGGCGTAACTTCAAGGTTCGCTACCCCGAAACGGACGAAATGTACTGCCGTGCCTTGGGCATCAGCAATCGCCTGGCCGCTGCCGAAGCCAACGGCTGCGACTCGCAACTGCTCGCCCAGGCCAAGACCGAACTGTATCGTGGTCAGTGCAATTGCAGCTACTGGCACGGTGCCTTCGGTGGCACGTACCTGCCGCACCTTCGCAATGCGGTCTACAAGCATCTGATCGCCGCCGACAACCTGCTCGATCAAGCCGAACACAAAGGCAGCAACTTCATCGAAGCGGAAGTCGCCGACTTCAACCTCGATGCTCGCCAGGAAGTTCGCCTGGAAGACGACAAGCTGATCGCTCTGCTGGCTCCGGCCACCGGCGGCATGCTGTACGAACTCGACATCCGTTCGATCTGCCACAACCTGCTGGCCACCTTGTCGCGTCGTCCCGAAGCGTATCACCGCAAGGTGCTCGCCGGTCCGTCGTCGGGCAATGGCGAAGTCGCGTCGATCCACGATCGCGTGGTCTTCAAGCAGGAAGGCCTCGACAAGATGCTGCAGTACGACAACCACCAGCGCAAGATGTTGGTCGATCACTTCTTCGACAACAACGCTTCGCTGGACCAAGTCGCGCTGAACAACGCTATGGAACGTGGCGACTTTGTCGGATCGCCATTTGAAGCAAAGATCCGCCGCAACCCCGATCGGATCCAGGTCCAGATGTCGCGTAGCGGCAATGCCTGGGGTATCCCGCTGAAGATCACCAAGGGTGTCACCATGTCGGCCGGCAGCAGCACGCTGGAAATCGCCTACATGCTGGAAGGCCTGCCACAAGATCAGGTCCTGCACTTCGCCGTGGAAATGAACATGGCCGGTCTCCCATCGGGTGCCGACGATCGTTACTTCCACCAGGCCAACGGCAACAAGCTGGGCCACCTCGGTACCAACCTCGACCTGCACGAAGTCCAAGACCTCGGTCTGAAGGACGAATGGCTCGGCGTCGATTGCCGCTGGAGTGCCGATCGTCCGACCAGCGTGTGGACCTTCCCGATCTCGACCGTCAGCCAATCGGAAGGTGGCTTCGAGATGGTTCACCAGAGCGTCTGCATGATGCCTCACTGGTGGGTCCAAGGCGATGCCGAAGGCCGCTGGAGCGTTGTTATGCAGTTGGAAATCGACACCGCTCTGGCCGAAAGCCGCATGCCGCAAGACGTTCGCGAAAGCGTCAACGCAAGCTAA
- the galT gene encoding galactose-1-phosphate uridylyltransferase — MSRSSDNQLRRDPLLGFEVVVAEGREDRPQQWKASIPAPSAMRCPFCGGHEDATPHERLVLPGNLSRTSDHLPWEVRVLPNIYPSLSPNFPDKADSADDFYQTRSASGVQEVIVESPEHVTSFSRLPDRNAVLTFQAYQMRLNALREEGRCRYVQLFKNNGPAAGASLEHVHSQLMATKVVPPIVQHELNASHEYFQRTGRSFWSDLIERELADGSRIVYADDNLVAFCPYASRLPLEMCILPRQPQADFGDANSTLLEQLALLLKSLVGRMEKALNFPAYNYLIHTLPFDTFPADHYHWHVEVLPRVTVRAGFEWGTGLYVNPVSPERAAQLLRQPA, encoded by the coding sequence GTGAGTCGTAGCTCTGACAATCAACTTCGCCGAGACCCGCTGCTCGGCTTTGAAGTCGTCGTCGCCGAGGGACGTGAAGATCGTCCGCAGCAATGGAAGGCCTCGATACCGGCACCTTCCGCCATGCGTTGCCCTTTCTGCGGCGGCCATGAAGACGCCACTCCGCACGAACGACTCGTTCTGCCAGGCAACCTGTCGCGCACCAGCGATCACTTGCCATGGGAAGTGCGCGTGCTGCCGAACATCTACCCTTCGCTCTCGCCGAACTTTCCGGACAAAGCCGATTCGGCGGACGACTTCTATCAGACGCGTTCGGCCAGCGGCGTGCAGGAAGTGATCGTCGAATCGCCCGAGCACGTGACGTCGTTCTCGCGCTTGCCCGATCGCAACGCGGTGCTGACCTTTCAGGCGTATCAGATGCGACTGAACGCGCTGCGTGAAGAAGGCCGTTGTCGCTATGTGCAGTTGTTCAAAAACAACGGACCGGCGGCTGGGGCTTCGCTGGAGCATGTCCACAGTCAGCTGATGGCGACCAAGGTCGTGCCGCCGATTGTCCAGCATGAACTGAACGCCAGTCACGAATACTTTCAGCGTACCGGCCGCTCGTTCTGGAGCGACCTGATCGAGCGCGAACTGGCCGACGGATCGCGGATCGTTTACGCCGACGACAACCTCGTTGCGTTCTGTCCTTATGCCTCGCGATTGCCGCTAGAGATGTGCATTCTGCCGCGGCAACCTCAGGCCGATTTCGGGGACGCAAATTCTACGCTGTTAGAACAGCTTGCCTTGTTGTTGAAGTCGCTGGTCGGGCGAATGGAAAAGGCATTAAATTTCCCGGCATATAACTACCTGATTCACACGTTGCCGTTTGACACATTCCCTGCGGATCACTATCACTGGCATGTAGAGGTTTTGCCACGTGTAACGGTTAGGGCCGGGTTCGAGTGGGGCACGGGTCTGTACGTGAATCCTGTTTCTCCAGAGCGGGCAGCTCAACTCCTTCGCCAGCCGGCCTGA